One genomic window of Punica granatum isolate Tunisia-2019 chromosome 1, ASM765513v2, whole genome shotgun sequence includes the following:
- the LOC116206244 gene encoding uncharacterized protein LOC116206244: MRNIAKWRCQLTEYDIEYVPRTSIKGQAIADHLTEFAIEDDTPINSDFPNEGILQMDEKEDGTAWKMYFDGVVNSTGSGIGTVLISPDGRYYPIAAKVDFPYTNNVAEYEACILGLQAAIDFKVKDLEVFGDSMLTIFQILGQWKTKNAKLVPYHEYLEELAENFEKISLTYTPRIKNQFADSLATLASTVSIKKENLIEPLEIEIAKGPTYYDTIESTDEQPWYEDIKLFLQTS, from the coding sequence atgaggaacattgcAAAGTGGCGCTGTCagctgacggagtacgacatcgagtacGTGCCCCGCACATCAATCAAGgggcaagcaattgcagacCATTTAACGGAGTTTGCGATTGAGGATGACACACCGATTAATTCCGACTTTCCAAacgaagggatcctccaaatgGACGAGAAGGAGGATGGGACCgcgtggaagatgtacttcgacggTGTAGTGAATTCCACTGGTTCTGGTATCGGcacagtgctgatatccccagACGGACGTTATTATccgattgcagcaaaagtTGATTTTCCCTACACCAACaacgtggccgaatacgaggcgTGCATCCTTGGCCTGCAGGCGGCGATcgatttcaaggtgaaggacCTAGAAGTGTTCGGGGATtcaatgctcacaatcttccagatACTGggacaatggaagacgaaaaaCGCGAAGCTAGTACCATACCACGAGTATCTcgaggagttagcggagaacttcgagaaaatctcgTTAACATACACGCCACGCATCAAGAATCAGTTTGCAGACTCACTTGCGACATTGGCATCAACGGTGagcatcaaaaaagaaaacctcatcGAGCCACTTGAGATCGAGATTGCCAAAGGCCCGACTTACTACGACACAATCGAGTCAACCGATGAACAaccatggtacgaagacatcaaactTTTTCTGCAAACCAGCTAA